A region from the Hippoglossus hippoglossus isolate fHipHip1 chromosome 18, fHipHip1.pri, whole genome shotgun sequence genome encodes:
- the LOC117752118 gene encoding tetratricopeptide repeat protein 31-like isoform X2, whose protein sequence is MYTCEAEFVDVDMDMIQKVVAMCDRNPGFRRFVSFDLQGLDYRDDDDVGDVDFGVRTWLPPPYYWTGDHPHLSAPIVQARESEAERNARLLEETRKSKEKAEKKKLKKQNQKRKKQLEKEKPSPVKAEEGERDAQQSKAEDTKPVDGKPKDDTDSSVKKSTSAQDAESSDGESSGEDSDTENDPFESEELDMTSTFVTKAALIAKRKMEQRPKPERKEKKVPVKESKTVPDRTKEEPEVENKPDQDSAACSIPTFEDHIKISTELAVIGNRYASTGDFNTAVKYFTDAIKYNPTEFKLFGNRSFCFEKMQEYEKALTDAELCVNLCPGWVKGMFRKGRALAGLKRYREAAQSFGEVLKLDGSYAEAAQELMRVQITQLMECGFTREQSSNALIIHGTVEEALAVLSNLNHRPGAYQSATLPAAQVVNITGVSPVLSANTYPAVAAYPQSHNALNNKPIGPVPNMSNIQSQHKPVPHQATKLSHENSRPPTELFPVWVGNLIYPVPESVITNVFNKAGAVYSVKVLAQKRCAFVNFTKQEHCDEAIRRFHGYALDGMKIAVRYPDRIPQGMGISRSALKAEGFQNENPWQNVYGSPRPVYPHRPVPEHKDEEKN, encoded by the exons ATGTACACATGCGAAGCGG AGTTTGTGGACGTGGACATGGACATGATC CAAAAGGTTGTGGCTATGTGCGACAGAAATCCTGGCTTTCGAAGGTTTGTCAGCTTTGACCTCCAGG GTCTGGATTACAGGGATGATGACGATGTGGGTGACGTTGATTTTGGAGTTAGGACATGGCTACCTCCACCGTATTATTGGACTGGTGACCATCCTCACCTATCCGCTCCAATTGTTCAGGCCAGAGAGAGC GAGGCTGAAAGAAATGCCAGATTATTAGAGGAAAcgagaaaaagcaaagaaaaggctgagaagaagaagctcaaGAAACAG AatcagaagaggaaaaaacagcttGAGAAGGAAAAACCGAGCCCCGTAAAAGCCGAAGAG GGAGAAAGGGATGCACAGCAATCTAAAGCAGAGGACACTAAACCCGTTGATGGGAAACCCAAAGACGATACAGATTCCAGTGTTAAAAAGTCGACTTCAGCTCAAGATGCAGAGAGCAGTGATGGCGAATCCAGTGGTGAAGATAGTGACACTGAGAATGACCCCTTTGAAAGTGAG GAGCTGGATATGACAAGTACTTTTGTGACTAAAGCTGCTCTCATAGCCAAGCGTAAAATGGAGCAGAGGCCGAAGcctgagaggaaagagaagaaggtcccggttaaagaaagtaaaacagtCCCGGACCGAACTAAAGAAGAGCCAGAGGTTGAAAACAAG CCTGATCAGGATTCTGCTGCCTGTAGCATCCCAACCTTTGAAGATCATATAAAAATAAGTACTGAGCTCGCAG TTATTGGAAATAGATATGCAAGTACTGGAGACTTTAATACGGCTGTGAAATACTTCACTGACGCGATTAAATACAACCCTACAGAGTTTAA GTTGTTTGGCAATCGTTCCTTCTGTTTTGAAAAGATGCAAGAATATGAGAAGGCGCTGACTGACGCCGAGCTGTGTGTTAATTTGTGTCCAGGCTGGGTTAAAGGAATGTTTAGGAAGGGCAGAGCTCTGGCTGGTCTTAAG AGATATAGGGAGGCTGCTCAGTCCTTCGGCGAAGTTCTCAAACTGGACGGTTCATATGCAGAAGCCGCTCAGGAACTTATGCGAGTGCAGATAACACAACTAATG GAGTGTGGATTCACTCGGGAGCAGAGCTCAAATGCTTTAATTATTCATGGAACAGTTGAGGAAGCGTTAGCGGTTCTGTCAAACTTAAACCATCGTCCAG GAGCTTATCAAAGTGCCACTTTACCAGCGGCTCAAGTCGTAAACATCACCGGAGTGTCTCCAGTCCTTTCAGCCAACACATACCCTGCAGTCGCTGCTTATCCTCAGTCCCACAACGCACTGAATAACAAACCCATAGGCCCAGTTCCGAATATGTCAAACATCCAGAGTCAACACAAACCCGTGCCTCACCAGGCCACGAAGCTCAGCCATGAAAACAGTCGACCACCAAC GGAGCTGTTTCCAGTTTGGGTTGGAAACTTGATTTATCCAGTACCTGAGTCTGTGATAACCAACGTGTTTAACAA agctggagctgTCTATAGTGTGAAGGTTCTGGCTCAAAAACGCTGTGCCTTCGTAAACTTTACCAAACAGGAGCATTGTGATGAAGCGATCCGACGCTTTCAT gGCTATGCTCTGGATGGGATGAAGATCGCTGTGAGATACCCAGACAGGATTCCTCAGGGCATGGGCATTTCAAGATCTGCCCTCAAAGCTGAAGGCTTTCAGAACGAAAATCCGTG GCAAAATGTTTATGGAAGCCCACGACCTGTTTACCCTCACAGGCCCGTCCCTGAGCACAAAGACGAGGAGAAGAACTGA
- the LOC117752118 gene encoding tetratricopeptide repeat protein 31-like isoform X3, translating into MQVICCKKYPQKTTNYTQKVVAMCDRNPGFRRFVSFDLQGLDYRDDDDVGDVDFGVRTWLPPPYYWTGDHPHLSAPIVQEAERNARLLEETRKSKEKAEKKKLKKQNQKRKKQLEKEKPSPVKAEEGERDAQQSKAEDTKPVDGKPKDDTDSSVKKSTSAQDAESSDGESSGEDSDTENDPFESEELDMTSTFVTKAALIAKRKMEQRPKPERKEKKVPVKESKTVPDRTKEEPEVENKPDQDSAACSIPTFEDHIKISTELAVIGNRYASTGDFNTAVKYFTDAIKYNPTEFKLFGNRSFCFEKMQEYEKALTDAELCVNLCPGWVKGMFRKGRALAGLKRYREAAQSFGEVLKLDGSYAEAAQELMRVQITQLMECGFTREQSSNALIIHGTVEEALAVLSNLNHRPGAYQSATLPAAQVVNITGVSPVLSANTYPAVAAYPQSHNALNNKPIGPVPNMSNIQSQHKPVPHQATKLSHENSRPPTELFPVWVGNLIYPVPESVITNVFNKAGAVYSVKVLAQKRCAFVNFTKQEHCDEAIRRFHGYALDGMKIAVRYPDRIPQGMGISRSALKAEGFQNENPWQNVYGSPRPVYPHRPVPEHKDEEKN; encoded by the exons ATGCAGGTTATTTGCTGTAaaaaatatccccaaaaaaCTACTAACTATACc CAAAAGGTTGTGGCTATGTGCGACAGAAATCCTGGCTTTCGAAGGTTTGTCAGCTTTGACCTCCAGG GTCTGGATTACAGGGATGATGACGATGTGGGTGACGTTGATTTTGGAGTTAGGACATGGCTACCTCCACCGTATTATTGGACTGGTGACCATCCTCACCTATCCGCTCCAATTGTTCAG GAGGCTGAAAGAAATGCCAGATTATTAGAGGAAAcgagaaaaagcaaagaaaaggctgagaagaagaagctcaaGAAACAG AatcagaagaggaaaaaacagcttGAGAAGGAAAAACCGAGCCCCGTAAAAGCCGAAGAG GGAGAAAGGGATGCACAGCAATCTAAAGCAGAGGACACTAAACCCGTTGATGGGAAACCCAAAGACGATACAGATTCCAGTGTTAAAAAGTCGACTTCAGCTCAAGATGCAGAGAGCAGTGATGGCGAATCCAGTGGTGAAGATAGTGACACTGAGAATGACCCCTTTGAAAGTGAG GAGCTGGATATGACAAGTACTTTTGTGACTAAAGCTGCTCTCATAGCCAAGCGTAAAATGGAGCAGAGGCCGAAGcctgagaggaaagagaagaaggtcccggttaaagaaagtaaaacagtCCCGGACCGAACTAAAGAAGAGCCAGAGGTTGAAAACAAG CCTGATCAGGATTCTGCTGCCTGTAGCATCCCAACCTTTGAAGATCATATAAAAATAAGTACTGAGCTCGCAG TTATTGGAAATAGATATGCAAGTACTGGAGACTTTAATACGGCTGTGAAATACTTCACTGACGCGATTAAATACAACCCTACAGAGTTTAA GTTGTTTGGCAATCGTTCCTTCTGTTTTGAAAAGATGCAAGAATATGAGAAGGCGCTGACTGACGCCGAGCTGTGTGTTAATTTGTGTCCAGGCTGGGTTAAAGGAATGTTTAGGAAGGGCAGAGCTCTGGCTGGTCTTAAG AGATATAGGGAGGCTGCTCAGTCCTTCGGCGAAGTTCTCAAACTGGACGGTTCATATGCAGAAGCCGCTCAGGAACTTATGCGAGTGCAGATAACACAACTAATG GAGTGTGGATTCACTCGGGAGCAGAGCTCAAATGCTTTAATTATTCATGGAACAGTTGAGGAAGCGTTAGCGGTTCTGTCAAACTTAAACCATCGTCCAG GAGCTTATCAAAGTGCCACTTTACCAGCGGCTCAAGTCGTAAACATCACCGGAGTGTCTCCAGTCCTTTCAGCCAACACATACCCTGCAGTCGCTGCTTATCCTCAGTCCCACAACGCACTGAATAACAAACCCATAGGCCCAGTTCCGAATATGTCAAACATCCAGAGTCAACACAAACCCGTGCCTCACCAGGCCACGAAGCTCAGCCATGAAAACAGTCGACCACCAAC GGAGCTGTTTCCAGTTTGGGTTGGAAACTTGATTTATCCAGTACCTGAGTCTGTGATAACCAACGTGTTTAACAA agctggagctgTCTATAGTGTGAAGGTTCTGGCTCAAAAACGCTGTGCCTTCGTAAACTTTACCAAACAGGAGCATTGTGATGAAGCGATCCGACGCTTTCAT gGCTATGCTCTGGATGGGATGAAGATCGCTGTGAGATACCCAGACAGGATTCCTCAGGGCATGGGCATTTCAAGATCTGCCCTCAAAGCTGAAGGCTTTCAGAACGAAAATCCGTG GCAAAATGTTTATGGAAGCCCACGACCTGTTTACCCTCACAGGCCCGTCCCTGAGCACAAAGACGAGGAGAAGAACTGA
- the mfsd8 gene encoding major facilitator superfamily domain-containing protein 8, which yields MSRPVDSDEDTPLLRDDASSDDSQDGDYKSRWRSIRVMYFTMFLSSVGFTIVITSLWPYLQKMDESANASFLGWVVAAYSLGQMVASPIFGLWSNHRPRREPLVCSIFINVLGNIYYAYAYLPTTNNKFHILLARAFVGFGAGNVAVVRSYVAGATSLKERTSAMANMSACQALGFILGPALQACLSFIGEHGFTVKFIDLQLNMYTAPAILAAAFGLINILLVLLVLREHRVDDHGRHIQAINYTSEDRDDISEETEETIDQVAVLTSNVLFFMVMFIFAIFETIATPFSMDMFSWTRKEAVVYNGIIMCCIGFESIIVFLVVKVASQRVGDRPVFLAGLAIIFCGFFTLLPWGNHYPKIQWADLKNNSLVSRISEATLASNSSLEPTGCPYQQTWCQYTPAIHIAQYISADVLIGMGYAACNVMSYTLYSKILGPKPQGVYMGLLTACGSCARTLGPIFVSQVYTILGPRWAFSLICAMVTGAIVLLSSVYHRLIAFSVRHRRTVE from the exons ATGTCGCGACCTGTTGACTCCGATGAAGACACGCCGCTGCTCCGGGACGATGCCAGCAG CGATGACTCCCAGGATGGAGACTACAAGAGTCGGTGGAGGTCCATCAGAGTCATGTACTTCACCATGTTCCTCAGCAGCGTCG GTTTCACTATTGTCATCACATCACTTTGGCCCTATTTGCAAAAG ATGGATGAAAGCGCCAACGCCAGCTTCCTGGGATGGGTGGTGGCCGCCTACAGCCTCGGTCAGATGGTGGCCTCCCCCATTTTCGGCCTGTGGTCTAATCACCGACCACGCAGGGAGCCACTGGTGTGCTCCATTTTCATCAACGTTTTAGGCAATATCTACTACGCCTATGCATACCTGCCCACGACCAATAACAAGTTCCACATCCTCTTGGCCAGAGCTTTTGTCGGCTTTGGAGCAG GCAACGTTGCTGTGGTGAGGTCGTATGTTGCTGGAGCAACATCGCTCAAGGAGAGAACCAGTGCCATGGCGAACATGAGCGCCTGTCAGGCCCTTGGTTTCATCCTGGGACCGG CACTTCAGGCGTGCCTGTCGTTCATCGGCGAGCATGGTTTCACAGTGAAGTTCATAGATCTGCAGCTCAACATGTACACTGCTCCTGCTATACTGGCTGCAGCTTTTGGCCTCATCAACATCCTGCTGGTCCTGTTGGTGCTGAG AGAGCATCGTGTTGATGATCATGGAAGACACATTCAAGCCATCAACTACACATCGGAAG ATAGAGATGACATTAGCGAAGAAACTGAGGAAACCATCGATCAGGTAGCGGTCCTGACCTCCAACGTCCTCTTCTTCATGGTCATGTTCATCTTTGCCATCTTTGAGAC AATCGCCACCCCTTTTTCCATGGACATGTTCTCCTGGACCAGGAAAGAAGCTGTTGTATACAATGGCATCATCATGTGCTGCATTGGATTTGAATCCATCATTGTGTTTCTGGTTGTAAAAGTGGCTTCTCAAAG GGTTGGGGATCGTCCTGTGTTTCTCGCAGGACTGGCCATTATATTCTGTGGTTTCTTTACCCTGCTTCCATGGGGGAACCATTACCCAAAGATCCAGTGGGCGG ACCTCAAAAACAACTCACTGGTCAGTCGGATATCTGAGGCCACGTTAGCCTCCAACAGCTCTTTAGAGCCAACAGGCTGCCCGTATCAACAGACCTGGTGCCAGTATACTCCTGCAATACACATCGCCCAGTACATCTCAGCTGACGTCTTGATTGGCATGGGATACGCAGCCTGCAACGTCATGTCCTACACACTGTATTCCAAAATCCTTGGACCCAAACCTCAG GGTGTGTACATGGGGTTGTTGACGGCCTGTGGCAGCTGTGCGCGGACATTGGGTCCCATTTTTGTCTCCCAGGTTTACACGATTCTGGGACCTCGCTGGGCCTTCAGCCTCATCTGCGCGATGGTGACAGGGGCCATCGTCCTCCTGAGCTCTGTTTACCACAGACTCATCGCATTCTCTGTACGCCACAGACGGACGGTAGAATAA
- the LOC117752118 gene encoding tetratricopeptide repeat protein 31-like isoform X1 has product MQVICCKKYPQKTTNYTQKVVAMCDRNPGFRRFVSFDLQGLDYRDDDDVGDVDFGVRTWLPPPYYWTGDHPHLSAPIVQARESEAERNARLLEETRKSKEKAEKKKLKKQNQKRKKQLEKEKPSPVKAEEGERDAQQSKAEDTKPVDGKPKDDTDSSVKKSTSAQDAESSDGESSGEDSDTENDPFESEELDMTSTFVTKAALIAKRKMEQRPKPERKEKKVPVKESKTVPDRTKEEPEVENKPDQDSAACSIPTFEDHIKISTELAVIGNRYASTGDFNTAVKYFTDAIKYNPTEFKLFGNRSFCFEKMQEYEKALTDAELCVNLCPGWVKGMFRKGRALAGLKRYREAAQSFGEVLKLDGSYAEAAQELMRVQITQLMECGFTREQSSNALIIHGTVEEALAVLSNLNHRPGAYQSATLPAAQVVNITGVSPVLSANTYPAVAAYPQSHNALNNKPIGPVPNMSNIQSQHKPVPHQATKLSHENSRPPTELFPVWVGNLIYPVPESVITNVFNKAGAVYSVKVLAQKRCAFVNFTKQEHCDEAIRRFHGYALDGMKIAVRYPDRIPQGMGISRSALKAEGFQNENPWQNVYGSPRPVYPHRPVPEHKDEEKN; this is encoded by the exons ATGCAGGTTATTTGCTGTAaaaaatatccccaaaaaaCTACTAACTATACc CAAAAGGTTGTGGCTATGTGCGACAGAAATCCTGGCTTTCGAAGGTTTGTCAGCTTTGACCTCCAGG GTCTGGATTACAGGGATGATGACGATGTGGGTGACGTTGATTTTGGAGTTAGGACATGGCTACCTCCACCGTATTATTGGACTGGTGACCATCCTCACCTATCCGCTCCAATTGTTCAGGCCAGAGAGAGC GAGGCTGAAAGAAATGCCAGATTATTAGAGGAAAcgagaaaaagcaaagaaaaggctgagaagaagaagctcaaGAAACAG AatcagaagaggaaaaaacagcttGAGAAGGAAAAACCGAGCCCCGTAAAAGCCGAAGAG GGAGAAAGGGATGCACAGCAATCTAAAGCAGAGGACACTAAACCCGTTGATGGGAAACCCAAAGACGATACAGATTCCAGTGTTAAAAAGTCGACTTCAGCTCAAGATGCAGAGAGCAGTGATGGCGAATCCAGTGGTGAAGATAGTGACACTGAGAATGACCCCTTTGAAAGTGAG GAGCTGGATATGACAAGTACTTTTGTGACTAAAGCTGCTCTCATAGCCAAGCGTAAAATGGAGCAGAGGCCGAAGcctgagaggaaagagaagaaggtcccggttaaagaaagtaaaacagtCCCGGACCGAACTAAAGAAGAGCCAGAGGTTGAAAACAAG CCTGATCAGGATTCTGCTGCCTGTAGCATCCCAACCTTTGAAGATCATATAAAAATAAGTACTGAGCTCGCAG TTATTGGAAATAGATATGCAAGTACTGGAGACTTTAATACGGCTGTGAAATACTTCACTGACGCGATTAAATACAACCCTACAGAGTTTAA GTTGTTTGGCAATCGTTCCTTCTGTTTTGAAAAGATGCAAGAATATGAGAAGGCGCTGACTGACGCCGAGCTGTGTGTTAATTTGTGTCCAGGCTGGGTTAAAGGAATGTTTAGGAAGGGCAGAGCTCTGGCTGGTCTTAAG AGATATAGGGAGGCTGCTCAGTCCTTCGGCGAAGTTCTCAAACTGGACGGTTCATATGCAGAAGCCGCTCAGGAACTTATGCGAGTGCAGATAACACAACTAATG GAGTGTGGATTCACTCGGGAGCAGAGCTCAAATGCTTTAATTATTCATGGAACAGTTGAGGAAGCGTTAGCGGTTCTGTCAAACTTAAACCATCGTCCAG GAGCTTATCAAAGTGCCACTTTACCAGCGGCTCAAGTCGTAAACATCACCGGAGTGTCTCCAGTCCTTTCAGCCAACACATACCCTGCAGTCGCTGCTTATCCTCAGTCCCACAACGCACTGAATAACAAACCCATAGGCCCAGTTCCGAATATGTCAAACATCCAGAGTCAACACAAACCCGTGCCTCACCAGGCCACGAAGCTCAGCCATGAAAACAGTCGACCACCAAC GGAGCTGTTTCCAGTTTGGGTTGGAAACTTGATTTATCCAGTACCTGAGTCTGTGATAACCAACGTGTTTAACAA agctggagctgTCTATAGTGTGAAGGTTCTGGCTCAAAAACGCTGTGCCTTCGTAAACTTTACCAAACAGGAGCATTGTGATGAAGCGATCCGACGCTTTCAT gGCTATGCTCTGGATGGGATGAAGATCGCTGTGAGATACCCAGACAGGATTCCTCAGGGCATGGGCATTTCAAGATCTGCCCTCAAAGCTGAAGGCTTTCAGAACGAAAATCCGTG GCAAAATGTTTATGGAAGCCCACGACCTGTTTACCCTCACAGGCCCGTCCCTGAGCACAAAGACGAGGAGAAGAACTGA